A part of Halobaculum sp. MBLA0143 genomic DNA contains:
- the pheA gene encoding prephenate dehydratase, translating to MQAVTLGPAGTYSHRAAGAVADEVAFRESVTAIVEAVVAGEFGRGVVPVENSIEGSVTESLDALADDGVAVLREVVTPIRHALLAQSSDFSLVASHSQALAQCREYLEREHPDCRREAVASTARGVARAREDDGVAAIGHPANATEAEPTLSVLAEDIQDRSSNATRFLVVGPESKRSAAGGKTSAVVYPAANYPGLLLELLEAFADRDINLTRVESRPSGERLGDYLFHVDFEAGLYEDRAAAAVDAVRDMVAEEGWVRVLGSYDTEHVVA from the coding sequence ATGCAAGCCGTCACGCTCGGTCCAGCCGGGACGTACTCACACCGCGCCGCGGGCGCCGTCGCCGACGAGGTGGCCTTCCGGGAGTCCGTGACGGCCATCGTCGAGGCCGTCGTCGCCGGGGAGTTCGGTCGCGGGGTCGTCCCGGTGGAGAACAGCATCGAGGGGTCGGTGACGGAGAGTCTGGACGCGCTCGCCGACGACGGTGTCGCCGTCCTCCGAGAGGTGGTGACGCCCATCCGACACGCTCTGTTGGCACAGTCGTCGGACTTCTCGTTGGTCGCCTCACACTCGCAGGCGCTGGCGCAGTGTCGGGAGTACCTGGAACGGGAACACCCGGACTGTCGCCGCGAGGCCGTCGCCTCCACGGCCCGCGGCGTCGCCCGCGCCCGCGAGGACGACGGCGTCGCCGCGATCGGTCACCCGGCCAACGCCACGGAGGCGGAGCCGACGCTGTCCGTGCTCGCCGAGGACATCCAGGATCGGTCGTCGAACGCCACCCGCTTCCTCGTCGTCGGGCCGGAGTCGAAGCGGTCGGCCGCCGGGGGCAAGACCTCCGCCGTCGTCTACCCGGCCGCGAACTACCCCGGGCTCCTGTTGGAGCTGCTGGAGGCGTTCGCCGACCGCGACATCAACCTCACGCGGGTGGAGTCGCGCCCGAGCGGGGAACGGCTCGGCGACTACCTGTTCCACGTCGACTTCGAGGCCGGACTGTACGAGGACCGCGCGGCCGCCGCCGTCGACGCCGTCCGCGACATGGTCGCCGAGGAGGGCTGGGTCCGCGTGCTGGGGTCGTACGACACGGAACACGTGGTCGCCTGA